Proteins from a single region of Allofrancisella inopinata:
- the coaE gene encoding dephospho-CoA kinase (Dephospho-CoA kinase (CoaE) performs the final step in coenzyme A biosynthesis.): protein MTTINTYPVGITGGIASGKSTATKILKQRLNLNVVCADTISREITKKPSVIKNIAEKFGNDIIINKQINRAMLRAIITESKEAKKWLEDYLHPVINREIKKQVNESPTILTIVDIPLLGPYNIRHYDYLKKVIVIKADLETRIRRLMERDGKDRQQAVAFINLQISDQEREKIADYVVDNTNLDDLGFENRLIEVINDITKLD, encoded by the coding sequence ATGACAACTATCAACACATATCCTGTAGGTATAACTGGTGGAATAGCTAGCGGAAAGTCTACTGCTACAAAAATTTTAAAACAAAGGCTTAATCTAAATGTGGTTTGTGCTGACACGATAAGCAGAGAAATAACCAAAAAACCTTCTGTAATTAAAAATATAGCTGAAAAGTTTGGTAATGATATAATCATAAACAAACAGATTAATAGAGCCATGCTTAGAGCAATTATTACAGAATCAAAAGAAGCTAAAAAATGGCTCGAAGATTATTTACATCCTGTAATTAATAGGGAAATAAAAAAACAAGTTAATGAATCCCCCACCATTTTAACTATAGTTGATATACCTTTACTTGGTCCATATAACATTCGCCACTATGATTACTTAAAAAAAGTTATAGTAATAAAAGCAGATCTTGAGACAAGAATAAGAAGACTAATGGAACGTGATGGTAAAGACAGACAACAAGCTGTAGCTTTTATAAACTTACAAATATCGGACCAAGAAAGAGAAAAAATAGCAGACTATGTGGTAGATAACACAAATTTAGATGACCTAGGGTTTGAAAATAGACTAATAGAAGTTATAAATGATATAACAAAGCTTGACTAG
- the trpS gene encoding tryptophan--tRNA ligase yields MTKKIILTGITPSGSPHLGNYIGAIKPAIELSHNDAYECLYFIADQHSLVKLWDKNLRQQYIKEIACTWLALGLDTDKTIFYRQSDIPEIMELNWIIATTTAKGLLNRAHAYKALVDQNLQEENSDPDKGITMGLFNYPVLMTADILMFDADLVPVGKDQIQHLEIARDIANRFNHIYKSSCLKAPQALTNEDTQTILGLDGRKMSKSYDNTIPIFSTEKKLRKQIMKIITNSQTPEEKKDPNSCTIFAIYKSIANTDEIKTLGEKYLAGGLGWGDAKQLLFEKVNQHLLLAREKYDYFINNPNIVDEILAKGAAKARPYAIKKLKGIKDTIGI; encoded by the coding sequence ATGACAAAAAAGATTATTTTAACAGGAATTACGCCATCTGGTTCGCCACATTTAGGCAACTACATAGGTGCCATTAAACCAGCTATTGAGTTATCTCATAATGATGCTTATGAATGTTTATATTTTATTGCTGATCAACATTCTTTAGTCAAATTATGGGATAAAAATCTTAGACAACAATATATCAAAGAAATAGCTTGTACATGGCTAGCTCTTGGACTTGATACAGATAAAACCATCTTTTATCGTCAGTCTGATATCCCTGAGATTATGGAGCTAAACTGGATTATCGCAACAACTACTGCCAAAGGACTACTTAACCGTGCTCATGCATATAAAGCTTTAGTTGACCAAAACCTTCAAGAAGAAAATAGTGATCCTGATAAAGGTATTACTATGGGTTTATTTAACTATCCTGTTCTTATGACTGCGGATATTTTAATGTTTGATGCTGACTTAGTCCCTGTTGGAAAAGATCAGATTCAACATTTAGAAATAGCTAGAGACATAGCAAATCGTTTTAACCATATTTACAAAAGTTCTTGCCTTAAAGCTCCTCAAGCTTTAACAAATGAAGATACACAAACAATTTTAGGTTTAGATGGACGCAAAATGTCAAAAAGCTATGATAATACTATCCCTATTTTTTCAACTGAAAAAAAATTAAGAAAACAGATAATGAAAATTATCACAAACTCACAAACTCCTGAAGAAAAGAAAGATCCTAATAGCTGCACTATATTTGCTATCTACAAAAGCATAGCTAATACAGACGAAATCAAAACTCTTGGGGAGAAATATCTAGCTGGCGGACTTGGCTGGGGTGATGCTAAACAACTTCTGTTTGAAAAAGTAAATCAACATCTTTTATTAGCACGTGAAAAGTATGATTACTTTATAAATAATCCCAATATAGTTGATGAAATACTTGCTAAAGGTGCAGCAAAAGCGCGTCCTTATGCTATAAAAAAACTCAAAGGTATTAAAGACACCATCGGAATATAG
- a CDS encoding cation:proton antiporter — protein MNEYFLFSLLTVVAAMMSYINTKFLKLPKAIGLTILSITFSAICASFLSTTNFLVVALSSFDFQTTVLDGMLSFLLFANALHFNMIELKKELKAIFGLASVGLLLSAFTTAVLIYGFCKLVGFELSFGYCLVFGALISPTDPIAVISTLAGNKTIPNYIKTRVVGESLFNDATGIVLFVILSNVVFFGSGGGFGQYIDNNVDYLWLITKQISIEAGGGIILGYIFARIALVFLKTNKDAETSIFVTLAVASMGYLIAHSLHVSGPIAMVIAGLFIGNNLSDNKKSCPDQVKKVDNFWMIIDNMLNSFLFILIGLELTSITFNRVALWIGVVGIFIVTFARFISISIPITVIDKKLTRASTKDNILVAWSGVRGGISLALALSLPDEGHLIVSVTYIVVILSILAQGSTLKIVVNMIYPPKAIKRAANDEIEIRKA, from the coding sequence ATGAATGAATATTTTTTATTTAGTTTACTAACTGTAGTAGCTGCTATGATGAGCTATATAAATACCAAATTTCTCAAATTGCCAAAAGCTATAGGCTTGACCATCCTTTCAATAACTTTTTCAGCAATTTGTGCATCTTTTTTAAGCACTACTAACTTTCTGGTAGTTGCCTTATCCAGTTTTGATTTCCAAACTACAGTCTTAGATGGGATGCTATCATTTTTACTTTTTGCAAATGCCTTACATTTTAATATGATTGAGCTAAAAAAAGAGTTAAAAGCTATCTTTGGATTAGCTAGTGTTGGACTACTTCTATCTGCATTTACTACTGCTGTTTTAATATATGGCTTTTGTAAACTAGTCGGCTTTGAGCTTAGTTTTGGTTATTGTTTAGTCTTTGGAGCATTAATCTCACCGACAGACCCTATAGCTGTAATTAGCACATTAGCTGGAAATAAAACTATACCAAACTATATAAAAACTCGTGTTGTTGGCGAGTCATTGTTTAATGATGCTACAGGTATCGTTTTATTTGTAATTTTGTCAAATGTGGTTTTTTTTGGTAGTGGTGGAGGATTTGGACAGTATATAGATAATAATGTTGATTATCTTTGGCTTATCACTAAACAGATTTCTATAGAGGCTGGCGGTGGAATTATCCTAGGTTATATTTTTGCAAGAATAGCTTTAGTCTTTTTAAAAACCAATAAAGATGCTGAAACATCTATTTTTGTAACACTAGCTGTTGCAAGTATGGGTTACCTAATAGCACATAGTCTACACGTTTCTGGTCCTATTGCCATGGTCATAGCTGGTCTTTTTATTGGCAATAATTTATCAGATAACAAAAAATCTTGTCCTGACCAAGTTAAGAAGGTAGATAACTTTTGGATGATTATTGATAATATGCTTAACTCTTTTTTATTTATCTTAATAGGACTAGAGTTAACTAGCATAACTTTCAACCGTGTTGCTCTTTGGATTGGCGTAGTTGGTATATTCATAGTCACTTTCGCAAGGTTTATTAGTATTTCAATACCTATTACTGTTATCGATAAGAAACTCACTAGAGCTTCGACAAAAGATAATATACTAGTAGCGTGGTCAGGAGTTAGAGGTGGAATATCTTTGGCATTAGCACTATCGCTTCCTGACGAAGGCCATCTTATCGTTAGCGTGACATATATAGTAGTTATACTTTCTATATTAGCTCAAGGATCAACACTAAAAATTGTGGTAAACATGATCTATCCACCTAAAGCTATCAAACGTGCTGCCAATGATGAAATAGAAATAAGAAAAGCTTAA
- a CDS encoding gamma-glutamylcyclotransferase: protein MKKSFLSLAIFLCGLKSGFSDTCHPSIDGSKQNFIIGYGSLVNDKSRQRTNPEAVNAYPIEVKNFKRTWGLRATGSFKGTFLLAVPSTGSTLNAVYYLTNEKAVEATDKRESDYCRYKVPSTDVEALGLKNLQQGDYWIYARDAKAIQKPNEEFPIIQSYVDIFIKGCMEIQNRYLVANYVQQCINTTSLWDNNTWVNDRVNPRRPTDSTPDAIAIDKALVRHLGIDYYSHKYE from the coding sequence ATGAAAAAAAGTTTTTTGAGTTTAGCGATTTTTTTATGTGGTTTGAAATCTGGATTTTCAGACACTTGTCATCCATCTATAGATGGCTCTAAACAGAATTTTATAATTGGTTATGGTAGTTTAGTAAACGATAAATCACGTCAAAGAACAAATCCTGAAGCGGTAAATGCCTATCCAATAGAAGTGAAAAACTTTAAAAGAACTTGGGGATTAAGAGCAACAGGCTCATTTAAGGGTACATTCTTATTAGCAGTTCCATCGACAGGTAGCACATTAAATGCAGTGTATTATCTAACAAATGAAAAAGCAGTTGAGGCTACTGATAAAAGAGAAAGTGATTATTGCCGTTATAAGGTGCCTAGTACAGATGTAGAAGCTTTAGGATTAAAGAACCTTCAACAAGGAGATTACTGGATATATGCTAGAGATGCAAAAGCGATACAAAAACCTAATGAAGAGTTTCCAATTATTCAGTCATACGTTGATATATTTATCAAAGGGTGTATGGAAATTCAAAATAGATATTTGGTAGCAAATTATGTTCAACAGTGTATAAACACAACTAGTCTTTGGGATAATAATACTTGGGTAAATGATAGAGTAAATCCAAGAAGACCAACTGACTCAACCCCAGATGCAATAGCTATAGATAAAGCTTTAGTTAGACACCTTGGTATTGATTATTATTCTCATAAGTATGAATAA